In Treponema denticola, one genomic interval encodes:
- the ptsP gene encoding phosphoenolpyruvate--protein phosphotransferase, translating to MKKLNGLIASDGLAAGPLYCIMEQPETVIPSYSISENEIDLQKSRLTGAVEKAKNELSELISSSSDVEKSENDKTGEDIISTHILMLSDTAFLDSVFADIKKTRMNAEFVLKRKLDETVAMLQTAGDEYLSARAVDIQDAFESVFVHLLKQGARDSRFTKVPKGAIIAAKLIKPSEALLVKNAGVSGIIMEEGGVTSHISIMARAWDIPMLVGVKNCMDFARTNMPAALDADGGFVLFNPSKTLIKEYESRIEKRNAEIKELLEAQKNYTERLSITTKDGVKVSVNVNIAFPEEIENKFVTISNGIGLFRSEFLFLEDGKIPDEDTQFEAYRKVVEAMGKKPVIIRTFDVGADKMIDEQETLREKNPLLGWRAVRYCIERKEVFKTQIKAILRAGVFGNVFLLIPMISNIEEIIEVKKIIEECKLECNAAGKKIIEKVNVGIMVEVPSTAVAADLYAPYLDFFSIGTNDLIQYTMAADRENTKVAYLANYFEPAVLRLIKNVIDAQRFIKEQVGHLVSMCGEMASHEDAAFLLLGMGLRHFSMPAGKILKMQKFMQSVNVKDAEALYEKIKKLNSASQIKAEVQKALEKYYAEN from the coding sequence ATGAAAAAACTTAACGGACTCATAGCCTCCGACGGTTTAGCCGCCGGACCGCTGTATTGTATAATGGAACAGCCTGAAACGGTGATTCCTTCTTATTCCATATCTGAAAATGAAATTGATTTGCAAAAATCGAGATTGACCGGTGCCGTGGAAAAGGCAAAAAACGAGCTTTCGGAACTGATATCTTCATCATCTGATGTAGAAAAAAGCGAAAACGACAAGACCGGTGAAGATATTATATCAACCCACATTCTTATGTTGTCGGATACGGCCTTTTTGGATTCCGTTTTTGCCGATATCAAAAAAACAAGGATGAATGCCGAGTTTGTTTTAAAAAGAAAATTGGACGAAACCGTTGCAATGCTGCAAACAGCCGGAGATGAATACCTTAGCGCAAGAGCTGTAGATATTCAAGATGCCTTTGAATCCGTTTTTGTTCATCTCCTTAAACAAGGAGCAAGGGATTCCCGATTTACAAAGGTTCCAAAGGGTGCGATTATTGCAGCCAAGCTGATAAAGCCCTCCGAGGCTCTCTTGGTAAAAAATGCGGGAGTGAGCGGTATAATTATGGAAGAGGGCGGCGTTACCAGCCATATTTCGATTATGGCCCGTGCTTGGGATATTCCCATGCTCGTAGGTGTAAAAAACTGTATGGATTTTGCCCGAACCAATATGCCCGCGGCTCTCGATGCGGACGGAGGCTTTGTTTTATTTAACCCTTCCAAGACTCTTATAAAAGAATATGAGAGCCGTATTGAAAAAAGAAATGCTGAAATTAAGGAACTCTTAGAAGCTCAAAAAAATTATACTGAGCGTCTTTCAATCACAACAAAGGATGGAGTTAAGGTTTCGGTAAATGTGAATATTGCCTTCCCTGAAGAAATTGAAAATAAATTCGTTACCATATCAAACGGTATAGGTCTTTTCCGTTCCGAGTTTTTATTTTTAGAGGACGGTAAAATTCCCGATGAAGATACTCAGTTTGAAGCCTATAGAAAAGTTGTTGAGGCTATGGGCAAAAAGCCCGTAATTATTCGAACCTTCGATGTGGGTGCCGACAAGATGATTGATGAGCAGGAAACTTTGCGTGAAAAAAATCCTCTACTCGGCTGGCGGGCTGTCCGTTATTGCATAGAAAGAAAAGAAGTATTTAAAACTCAAATAAAGGCTATCCTGCGGGCCGGAGTTTTCGGGAATGTTTTTCTTTTGATTCCGATGATTTCAAACATTGAAGAAATTATTGAAGTTAAAAAAATAATCGAAGAATGTAAACTTGAATGTAATGCTGCCGGGAAAAAAATAATTGAAAAAGTTAATGTCGGAATTATGGTTGAAGTTCCCTCCACGGCTGTAGCTGCCGACCTCTATGCTCCTTATCTGGATTTCTTTTCTATCGGAACAAACGATCTTATTCAATACACGATGGCGGCAGACAGGGAAAACACAAAGGTCGCTTATCTTGCAAATTATTTTGAACCGGCCGTTTTGCGGCTTATCAAAAACGTTATCGATGCACAAAGGTTTATAAAAGAACAGGTAGGGCATTTGGTTTCTATGTGCGGAGAAATGGCCTCGCATGAAGATGCAGCCTTTTTACTTTTAGGAATGGGCTTGAGACATTTCAGTATGCCTGCCGGAAAAATTTTAAAAATGCAAAAGTTTATGCAGTCCGTAAATGTCAAGGATGCGGAAGCCTTATATGAAAAAATTAAAAAATTAAATTCCGCATCTCAAATAAAAGCAGAGGTACAAAAAGCATTGGAGAAATATTATGCCGAAAACTAA